The Afipia massiliensis genome has a segment encoding these proteins:
- a CDS encoding LL-diaminopimelate aminotransferase: protein MEEFYRIRRLPPYVFEQVNRAKAAARNAGADIIDLGMGNPDLPTPPHVIEKLKETLGKPRTDRYSASKGITGLRRAQAAYYERRFGVKLNPETQVVATLGSKEGFANVAQAITSPGDVVLVPNPSYPIHAFGFLMAGGVVRSVPAEPTPELFSALEKAIIHSIPKPIAMIACYPSNPTAYVASLDFYKDLVAFAKKHEIFILSDLAYAELYFDGVPPPSVLQVPGAIDVTVEFTSMSKTFSMAGWRMGFAVGNERIIAALTRVKSYLDYGAFTPVQVAATAALNGPQDCIKEMRDTYRKRRDVLVETFGRAGWDIPPPAASMFAWAPLPEKFREVGSMQFATLMVEKSGVVVSPGVAFGEHGEGYVRIAMVENEQRIRQAARNIRRFLETGVESLHNVVPLANRR, encoded by the coding sequence ATGGAAGAGTTTTACCGTATCCGCCGTCTGCCGCCTTACGTGTTCGAGCAAGTCAATCGGGCCAAGGCGGCCGCGCGGAACGCCGGGGCCGACATCATCGATCTCGGGATGGGAAATCCGGACCTGCCGACACCGCCGCATGTGATCGAAAAGCTTAAAGAGACACTCGGCAAGCCGCGGACCGACCGGTATTCGGCATCGAAGGGTATTACAGGCCTGCGTCGTGCGCAGGCTGCCTATTACGAGCGCCGTTTCGGCGTGAAACTCAATCCGGAAACCCAGGTCGTTGCGACACTCGGTTCCAAGGAAGGCTTCGCCAACGTTGCGCAGGCGATCACGTCGCCCGGTGACGTGGTGCTGGTGCCGAACCCAAGCTATCCGATCCACGCCTTCGGCTTCCTGATGGCGGGCGGTGTGGTTCGCTCTGTTCCTGCCGAGCCGACTCCAGAACTGTTCAGCGCGCTCGAGAAGGCGATCATCCACTCGATCCCCAAGCCGATTGCGATGATCGCGTGTTATCCGTCGAACCCGACGGCTTATGTCGCCTCACTTGATTTCTACAAGGACCTCGTCGCGTTCGCGAAGAAGCACGAGATATTCATTCTGTCCGATCTGGCCTATGCGGAGCTTTATTTCGACGGCGTGCCGCCGCCATCCGTTTTGCAGGTGCCGGGTGCAATCGATGTCACGGTCGAATTCACGTCGATGTCGAAGACGTTCTCGATGGCCGGCTGGCGCATGGGCTTTGCGGTGGGCAATGAGCGGATCATCGCTGCGCTGACCCGCGTCAAATCATACCTCGACTACGGTGCGTTCACACCGGTTCAGGTCGCAGCCACGGCTGCGCTGAATGGTCCGCAGGATTGCATCAAGGAAATGCGTGACACCTACCGCAAGCGCCGCGACGTGCTGGTGGAAACCTTTGGCCGCGCGGGCTGGGATATTCCGCCGCCGGCTGCGTCAATGTTCGCCTGGGCGCCGTTGCCGGAGAAGTTTCGCGAAGTCGGCAGCATGCAGTTCGCCACACTCATGGTGGAAAAATCCGGTGTCGTTGTGTCGCCCGGCGTCGCCTTCGGCGAGCATGGCGAGGGCTATGTCCGCATCGCGATGGTGGAAAACGAGCAGCGCATTCGCCAGGCCGCCCGCAATATCCGGCGCTTCCTTGAAACTGGCGTTGAATCGTTGCACAACGTGGTTCCGCTCGCCAATCGGCGGTAA
- a CDS encoding homoserine dehydrogenase, which translates to MVAPLKVGIAGLGTVGAEVVRLIESQSRVLSARCGRGVRVVAVSARSKAKKRGLNLRGLEWAKNPLALANDPKIDCFVELMGGSGEPALSAIEAALRNGKSVVTANKALIAKHGSRLAALAEKHGGALNYEAAVGAAIPVIKTLREGLAGTDIHRVYGILNGTCNYILTRMEREGLSFAECLKDAQRLGYAEANPSFDVDGHDTAQKLAILASLAFGTKVNQSAVYVEGISSIAPEDLRAAEELGYRVKLLGVAVRTESGIEQRVHPTMVPKSSSIAQVMDVTNAVTIDGEGFPPITLVGPGAGGAATASAVLADIADVARGIRAAPFGRPTAKLKTTTKAPMKRHEGGYYIRLMARDLAGTAATIATRLAEQKISIESIVQRHPDGTVEPTNTRGKPSPVPVILITYATTEDAVRRALHAVQQDRVITGRPQVIRIEKN; encoded by the coding sequence ATGGTCGCACCACTCAAGGTGGGTATCGCGGGCCTCGGCACCGTGGGTGCCGAGGTAGTCCGCCTGATCGAAAGTCAGAGCAGGGTCTTGTCGGCGCGGTGTGGCCGTGGCGTCCGGGTTGTCGCAGTGTCAGCGCGTTCAAAAGCCAAGAAGCGCGGGCTCAATCTGCGCGGCCTCGAGTGGGCGAAGAACCCGCTGGCGCTCGCCAACGATCCGAAGATCGACTGCTTCGTCGAACTGATGGGCGGTTCCGGTGAACCGGCGTTGTCGGCGATCGAAGCGGCTCTGCGGAACGGCAAATCGGTGGTCACCGCGAACAAGGCGCTGATCGCCAAGCACGGTTCTCGCTTGGCTGCGCTGGCCGAAAAACACGGCGGTGCACTGAACTACGAAGCGGCGGTGGGGGCAGCGATCCCCGTCATCAAGACGCTGCGCGAAGGTCTCGCCGGCACCGACATTCATCGCGTCTACGGCATTCTCAACGGCACCTGCAACTACATCCTGACCCGGATGGAGCGCGAGGGATTGTCGTTCGCGGAATGCCTCAAGGATGCGCAGCGGCTCGGCTATGCCGAGGCCAATCCGTCTTTCGACGTCGATGGACATGACACCGCGCAGAAGCTCGCCATTCTCGCGAGCCTTGCGTTCGGCACCAAAGTCAATCAGAGCGCGGTTTACGTCGAAGGCATTTCATCGATTGCGCCGGAAGATTTGCGCGCAGCCGAGGAACTTGGCTATCGCGTCAAACTGCTTGGCGTCGCGGTGCGGACCGAGTCCGGTATCGAACAGCGCGTGCATCCGACCATGGTGCCGAAGTCATCCTCGATTGCGCAGGTTATGGACGTGACCAATGCGGTCACCATCGACGGCGAGGGATTTCCGCCGATCACGCTGGTCGGTCCCGGCGCTGGCGGTGCCGCGACCGCTTCGGCGGTGCTCGCCGACATCGCGGATGTCGCACGTGGTATTCGTGCTGCGCCGTTCGGACGGCCGACTGCGAAGCTGAAAACCACAACCAAGGCGCCGATGAAGCGTCATGAAGGCGGCTACTATATTCGCCTGATGGCGCGCGACCTTGCTGGAACGGCTGCGACCATCGCGACGCGTCTCGCCGAGCAGAAAATTTCCATTGAATCGATCGTGCAGCGTCATCCTGATGGCACAGTCGAACCGACAAATACGCGCGGCAAACCATCGCCGGTGCCTGTCATCCTCATTACCTACGCCACCACTGAGGATGCGGTGCGCCGTGCCCTGCATGCCGTCCAGCAAGATCGGGTGATAACCGGCCGTCCGCAGGTCATCCGCATCGAAAAGAACTGA
- the glpX gene encoding class II fructose-bisphosphatase, giving the protein MSVTISVPPQLLLERILTLEIVRVTERAAVSAARLRGHGNEKAADQAAVDAMRRELNKIPIQGTVVIGEGERDEAPMLFIGEKVGSDAGPEVDIAVDPLEGTTLCAKNMPGAIATMAMAEGGTLLNAPDVYMQKIAIGPGYPKHVVELDASPAENIRRLARAKDVHPSAITALVLDRPRHADIINAIRSTGAAVRLITDGDVAGVIHTADPDNTGVDIYMGTGGAPEGVLAAAALRCIGGQMQCRLILDTDEKRERALKMGVTDPKMIYGIEDMARGDCLFAATGVTDGSLLSGVKFRKNVIETETVVMRSVTGTVRIIKGEHRQFEKFHLD; this is encoded by the coding sequence ATGTCCGTTACGATTTCCGTTCCGCCGCAGCTTCTGCTGGAACGCATTCTCACACTCGAAATCGTGCGCGTGACTGAGCGTGCCGCCGTATCCGCTGCGCGCCTCCGGGGCCACGGCAACGAGAAAGCCGCCGACCAGGCGGCGGTGGACGCCATGCGGCGCGAGCTCAACAAGATTCCAATTCAGGGCACCGTCGTGATCGGCGAAGGCGAACGCGACGAAGCGCCGATGCTGTTCATCGGTGAAAAGGTCGGCTCGGATGCCGGTCCGGAAGTCGATATCGCGGTCGATCCGCTCGAAGGCACCACGCTGTGCGCCAAGAACATGCCGGGCGCGATTGCGACCATGGCGATGGCGGAAGGCGGCACGCTGCTGAATGCCCCGGACGTCTATATGCAGAAGATCGCCATCGGTCCCGGCTACCCGAAGCATGTTGTGGAACTGGATGCATCGCCTGCCGAAAACATTCGTCGCCTTGCACGCGCCAAGGACGTGCATCCGTCAGCGATCACGGCGCTTGTGCTTGATCGTCCGCGCCACGCTGACATCATCAACGCGATCCGCAGCACAGGCGCGGCTGTGCGCCTGATCACCGACGGCGACGTTGCGGGCGTGATCCATACCGCAGACCCGGACAACACCGGCGTCGACATCTACATGGGCACCGGTGGCGCGCCGGAAGGCGTGCTGGCTGCGGCCGCGCTGCGCTGCATCGGCGGCCAAATGCAGTGTCGTCTCATTCTCGATACTGACGAGAAGCGCGAGCGCGCTCTGAAGATGGGTGTGACCGACCCCAAGATGATCTACGGCATCGAGGACATGGCGCGCGGCGATTGCCTGTTCGCGGCGACCGGTGTGACTGACGGCTCGCTGCTGTCCGGCGTCAAATTCCGCAAGAACGTCATCGAAACCGAGACCGTCGTGATGCGCTCGGTCACCGGCACCGTTCGCATCATCAAGGGCGAACATCGCCAGTTCGAGAAATTCCACCTCGATTGA